ATACCGGATTGCTAAGCCAGCATCAGCGCACCATGCAAAAGGATCACACCCGCGGTCAGTCTGTTTCGCAGTGGCTGATAATCTGCGGGTGTCGTTTCCCCTTCGGTTTGCCGGATAAGCTTTTCCGAGAACCACACGGCCAGGTAACCCAAGGCGAGAAGCCCTGTCGCAATCAGTGCATGCTTATTGCCCTGCAAGATGGCACCCCAGGCCAGCAGAACAAAGAGATTGCTGAGGATGAGCGCATTTTTGCTGAGCCGATGTGAACTGTGGTCGATGGCATTGCCCCACAAAATGCCGGACAGAAAACTCAGAATGACAGCGCTGTAAGCAATAAACATCTGATGACCGCTCAGCTGGAAGAGCCGGATATCCGCAATCGCGAGGAGCAACGTCACGACAAAAGGCAGTAAGCCCAGATAACCCAGCTGTTTCATGATGGTATTTTGATTTTGCATTCCTCGTTCCTCTTGTCCGAAACTGACTTCATGCTGTCTTTTGACTATAGCCTTCTGTGGCGAGGTATTTGTTTTTCGAATACTTTGTAGTGCCGCATTTAATTTAATCTCAGGCGGCTGACCCCGTATAGTTGAACCGATCAAGTCACATCATCGACGAAAACAAGCAGTAACGAGGCATTTGATGACCCCACTCAATCCTTTCCTTCAGCAGGCAATCGCGCTGGCTGAAGACAATGTCAAGCAGGGCGGCCGCCCTTTCGGAGCCGTGGTTGTCAAAGATGATCAGGTCATTGCGACGGGTGTGAACCGGATGCAGGCCGATTGTGATCCCACGGCTCATGCCGAGCTGCTGGCCTTGCGTCAGGCTGGCAAAGCCTTGCAATCGCCCCGGCTGGCGGGGTGTCAAGTGTATGCCAGT
The Photobacterium sp. GJ3 DNA segment above includes these coding regions:
- a CDS encoding DUF3429 domain-containing protein, whose protein sequence is MQNQNTIMKQLGYLGLLPFVVTLLLAIADIRLFQLSGHQMFIAYSAVILSFLSGILWGNAIDHSSHRLSKNALILSNLFVLLAWGAILQGNKHALIATGLLALGYLAVWFSEKLIRQTEGETTPADYQPLRNRLTAGVILLHGALMLA